GGCAAAGCTTCGGGGGTAAATATCTTTTCGAATTCAAGCCAACCTGGTGCTAATGCAAATAGAGTTGTTATTCGTGGTGTAGCAACGATCAATTCTTCTTCCAACCCATTATATGTAGTTGATGGAGTCGTGATGGAAGATTTCAATTTGTTGAATCCGAATGATATCGAAAACATAGAGGTTTTAAAAGATGCTTCTTCTGCGGCAATCTATGGTGCGCGTGGAGCAAATGGTGTTATCTTGGTAACCACAAAACGTGGAAACAAAGATGGATCTCGAACGATTAGTTACCAAGGATCAGCGGGTGTTAGCTCAGCTCAGCGCTACATGGATTTGCTCAATGCACAGGAGTGGGTGGATGCCTTTATGATTGGATTGGAAAATGAAAATAAATACCAAAGTGAAGTACTGAAGAGCAAGAATGATAAATGGACGCCCTGGTCTTTAAATAAAAAAGATTGGTTCAATGACCCAGATTACTTTGACTCAAACGGCAATCCATTGTATGATACCGATTGGCAACGTGAGGCAACCCGTACGGCTATTTCACATAATCACCAATTGAATGTACAACAAGGCGATGAAAAATCATCTGTTGGTGCATTTTTGAATTATACGGATCAGCAGGGAATCATGAACAATACCTGGAATAAGCGGATTAATGCAAAAATGGCTTATGATGCAAAACCGACAACATGGCTCTCTACAGCAATTAATTTAACCGTCAATCATACCTGGGGACGTTATACGCCGGAAGACGGCGGTGGACAGGAAGCGCGTCGTACCATGATCGAGATGATCCCTTGGTATCCTGTTTATGATAAAAATGGACTCTATACAAATTCTGCATCGTCTACGGTAGCCGAAAAATTAAGTTTTGAAGGAATGGCCAATCCGGTTTCCATTTTGGATTTGCAAAAACGCCTACGCTATAATACACAGATTTTTGGAAATGCGGCATTAACCTTTCATCTGGCCGATGGATTGGATTTGAAAACGCAATTGGGGATTGATCACCATAGAAAAGACTATAAAGGATACTCTTCAAAATTATTAAACAATATTTCCAGACCAAATGGTTGGGCGGAACGTTCGCATACCAATACGCTGTATTGGCAGGAAGAAACCTATCTGACCTATAATAAGCAATTTGATAAACATCGCATCAATGCAATGGCAGGTCTGTCGTGGCAAAAGAAGACCTATGACTACGATAAAATGCGGACGGAAGGATTCCCAGATGATTTCTATGAGTATAATCGAATGAACCTAGGTGTAACGCCAGCTACGCCTGAATCATTCTACAATGATTGGGCGATGAATTCGTATTTCTTGCGTGCAGCATACTCTTATGATAATCGCTACTCTGCAACAGTTACAAGTCGTTATGATGGTTCATCCAAATTTGGCAAGAACAATAAATACGCATTTTTTCCTTCATTAGGTTTGGCTTGGAATGTGTCCAATGAGGAATTTTTAAAGGATAATCAGACCATTAGCAACTTGAAGCTGCATACAAGTTACGGTTTAACAGGGAACTCTGAAATTGATCCTTATCGATCGTTATCAATCGTAGATGCTGGTACAATTTTATTAAATAATACACGGGCGCCTTGGTCTTATGTCAGCACGATTTCAAATGAAGATTTAAAGTGGGAGAAAACTGCACAGTTTGATGTTGGGGTGGAATTGGGTTTACTTCAAAATCGTCTAAATTTTGATGTTTCTTATTACCGTCGAAAAACAACAGACCTACTGTTGGAGACACCGATACCAAGAGCGACCGGTTTTAAATCCGTTATGAAGAATATTGGCTCTGTTCAAAATCAGGGGCTGGATATGATGATTACTGGTACGATTGTGACCAATGAGAATTTTGATTGGAAAGCATCGTTGAACGCCAACTACAACAAGAATAAGGTATTGAAATTGGGCGAAAACAATGCTGATATTTTAAAGAACGATTGG
The genomic region above belongs to Sphingobacterium zeae and contains:
- a CDS encoding SusC/RagA family TonB-linked outer membrane protein; its protein translation is MSKVDVKSLAQLGKKSKLFFSLAVIAGTFQQANAAVATSFKYEGKSVVKEMSHLQQQVKGKVLDATGKPISGVNIAVKGTSKGTQSDALGNFTLDAKSGDVLVVSSVGYKAKEVTVSGTTVSVQLDDDQSQLDEVVVVGYGTMRKSDVTGSIAMVKGADLIKDQSFSALDALRGKASGVNIFSNSSQPGANANRVVIRGVATINSSSNPLYVVDGVVMEDFNLLNPNDIENIEVLKDASSAAIYGARGANGVILVTTKRGNKDGSRTISYQGSAGVSSAQRYMDLLNAQEWVDAFMIGLENENKYQSEVLKSKNDKWTPWSLNKKDWFNDPDYFDSNGNPLYDTDWQREATRTAISHNHQLNVQQGDEKSSVGAFLNYTDQQGIMNNTWNKRINAKMAYDAKPTTWLSTAINLTVNHTWGRYTPEDGGGQEARRTMIEMIPWYPVYDKNGLYTNSASSTVAEKLSFEGMANPVSILDLQKRLRYNTQIFGNAALTFHLADGLDLKTQLGIDHHRKDYKGYSSKLLNNISRPNGWAERSHTNTLYWQEETYLTYNKQFDKHRINAMAGLSWQKKTYDYDKMRTEGFPDDFYEYNRMNLGVTPATPESFYNDWAMNSYFLRAAYSYDNRYSATVTSRYDGSSKFGKNNKYAFFPSLGLAWNVSNEEFLKDNQTISNLKLHTSYGLTGNSEIDPYRSLSIVDAGTILLNNTRAPWSYVSTISNEDLKWEKTAQFDVGVELGLLQNRLNFDVSYYRRKTTDLLLETPIPRATGFKSVMKNIGSVQNQGLDMMITGTIVTNENFDWKASLNANYNKNKVLKLGENNADILKNDWVGGANSVIRVGENLNSFYGYRRLGVYTQADVDAGNATLNQIGRAKRTTEKEIIGKGLPDWTGSLINNLRYKSFDFTLDLQFVKGVDVMQQFFHSTYDRFGITNGLKEILTDAYNGSNPDTKQQAIYLTNGGHAGQDTNVDDAWVADGSYVRVNLIQFGYTFNSDVLKRIGLSRLRIYANANNPFLFTSKDFKGYDPESTSQYDPEMTSQFTAQGNGKFGQNMTFFSYPRAKTFSLGVNVTF